A window of Quercus robur chromosome 12, dhQueRobu3.1, whole genome shotgun sequence genomic DNA:
tccaaGACCAAAGTTCAGAAATATGAGCTCTTTGATAAAGCTTCTTTCTTCGAATACAGTACATATAATGCATACTTTTTAACTCACATTATCCACATAGATCACCACTTCTTTGGCTTCTTAGCATGTCTCAACCAATTCTCAACTCATTACCATCTACCCAACATGTCCATAGAATAATATCAAAACCCCAACAGATATGAATTTTAACCTAAAAAAGAGTTTATTATGGAACTGATGAAATTCAATTAGAGAAGTAAACAGTAAAAGTGAACCAGAGCTTACTCCCAGGGGACATCACCCACGAGCATCCAGTCGCCATCTTTATCTTCATATGTAAGAACATATTCTGAGCCATGAAGCAGATCCTTCAGCTTGCTCTCACTCAGCATCTCCCTGCCCAGAGTTCCATGAGAACCATATTGACCTGACATCATATCAAAACAGCAGTAACTTGATCCATGCAAACCAGGACATGTAGCTTTAAAGTGCAAAATATACTCTCCTGATAAATTACATTAAAAGTTACCTGACCAAGATCTTTTTGTATTAGATTGAAACTTTAGAGTAACTCACCAATGGTAAAGCAGCTGAACATCTTCTCGAGGGCAGACGAGAGTTCCTGGTACTTAGAGTAATTCTTTAAGTCCACTTTCCTCAAATAAGGAGCACCATCCATGCTGACCTTGACAAAGATAGCACCAGGCACTGCTTTTCCTTCTACTTCATCATTGTTCTTTGAAGTAGAAGCCAATGAGTTCTTCCTAAATGATCTGATAGGTGGCCAACCCACAACCTGCGCCCTGCCACACAAGGGATGTCAGAAACAATTTGCATGGTTATGCCCAAACATATCACCACAGCCGCCCACTTTGCACTCACTTGGTAGCAGGTGCACTGCTATTACCATTTGCAGAGCCATTATGATTTGGTCTGGGTTCATTAGCAGCACGAGGCCTTTCTTGTACTATCTTTGATGGTGCTACCTCTTTTGCATTAGTTGGTTCAGTTTTTAGTCCCAAGTTCGAAGAAGGCCTGGGGGACAGCATCGGAGCTACCTCCGACTTAGCAAGATATTTTTCCTGCACCAAACACAGCTTTGTATTTAGTACTAGATCGAACAGtaaacaaaatccaaatcctTTCAATAAAAGCAGTGATTTTGACCTTTGTGAATCCATCCATAGCATCTGAGAACCCTCTTTTGCTGCCCGAACCAACAGCCTTCTGTGAAGAAGGGTACTGACCATCATTCAAAGGATGCAGAGGGAAGAGGGGCTTTTCATCGAGTTGAGCCGAGCTTAGCAAGCGGCGTTCTGGATCTCTTTCGGGAGACTGGCATCCAGGAAGCCCAAGTCTCAGCTCTGTAGCTTTCAGATTCAGACTACTTTTATTCCCATCAGATACCATGGATACTCCTGAGCTGTCCACTGATGAACAATCAGATAATCCCATGTAGTTACGCTCTTTCAATTCAGAACTGTTACGGCATAAGCTATCAATGGAGGCAGGGGAAGCCAATAAAGTCACATTGCTCTGATCCTCCTCCTCCCCAACACCGAGCAGCGGTGGAGACATTAAAATTCACACtcaaaatttccaattttttctaTCCTGCCAAAATTTACAAAACCGCAAAACAGCCAAATCCTTTTTAAAACTACCCTTTAACATTTCATCAAAAACCATGAAAAGTCAATGGATAAAGATGAAAATAGAAAGACATGGAAAAAGAAACAGCATGCCACTTTTATTGAGCAAAAATAcattaccccccccccccccccccccaacacacacacacacacacacacacacacacacacacacatatataatttcCATTATCCAATTAAGCATCCTTGAATCACAAACCACAGTCCCTTTCTTACCTAAAATCCATGGCAACACCACAAACATGGGTAACAATAGTAAATCAAAGTTGAGCATGTATTTGAGAATCCCTAAAAAGTATACCAACCCTTTTGGCACAGGAGCTGAATAATATCAAAGAATAAAACCATatccaaaagcaaaaaaaaaaaaaaaaaaatcatagacaGTTTATTGAACCACAACTAATATTTTCTCAGAAGACTTGAACTAATTATAGCTTTgcatgaaaaatcaaaaataaaaaaaccaaacaaaacacaaaGCCAGGGAAACAAAAAGTAAGAGAAAGAAATTTAAGCATATACTTACCGTTTAAAGCAGTGGGGAAAAAATTTTCCCAGTATATgggacttgaaaaaaaaaaaaaaaggaaacaaaaaaacaaccTCGACTAAACGAGAGTTCAAATGTAATATTCATTGTACGGAGAGACCAAAGTAAAagcatcaacaacaacaaaatatatgacCTCAAAATTTGTAACTACTACTTTT
This region includes:
- the LOC126710489 gene encoding auxin-responsive protein IAA9-like; the encoded protein is MSPPLLGVGEEEDQSNVTLLASPASIDSLCRNSSELKERNYMGLSDCSSVDSSGVSMVSDGNKSSLNLKATELRLGLPGCQSPERDPERRLLSSAQLDEKPLFPLHPLNDGQYPSSQKAVGSGSKRGFSDAMDGFTKEKYLAKSEVAPMLSPRPSSNLGLKTEPTNAKEVAPSKIVQERPRAANEPRPNHNGSANGNSSAPATKAQVVGWPPIRSFRKNSLASTSKNNDEVEGKAVPGAIFVKVSMDGAPYLRKVDLKNYSKYQELSSALEKMFSCFTIGQYGSHGTLGREMLSESKLKDLLHGSEYVLTYEDKDGDWMLVGDVPWEMFIETCKRMRIMKSSDAIGLAPRAVEKCRNRN